In a single window of the Pseudodesulfovibrio profundus genome:
- a CDS encoding 5-formyltetrahydrofolate cyclo-ligase codes for METDKQILREEMLAKRQALPKEEILEASECALEMIRTLAEWKNAQEVLIYWPIRGELDVRPLVTELWQRGCTVLMPRCRPDAYGEMDIACATCEDELVPGPFSIMEPDADKCPPVTDCRPDIAFIPGVCFDRLGYRLGFGGGYYDRLLATNSMAKTLKIGMSYTFQLVPELPQQPWDMPVDIICTEEELWRP; via the coding sequence ATGGAAACTGATAAGCAAATATTACGAGAAGAAATGCTGGCAAAACGGCAGGCGCTGCCCAAGGAAGAGATTCTGGAGGCGAGCGAGTGCGCTCTTGAGATGATCCGCACGTTGGCCGAATGGAAAAACGCGCAGGAAGTCCTCATATATTGGCCCATCCGCGGCGAACTGGATGTGCGACCGCTTGTGACCGAACTGTGGCAGCGCGGCTGCACGGTACTGATGCCACGATGCCGTCCTGATGCCTACGGCGAAATGGACATCGCCTGTGCAACCTGTGAGGACGAACTGGTACCCGGCCCGTTTTCCATCATGGAACCCGACGCCGACAAGTGCCCGCCCGTGACCGACTGCCGACCCGATATTGCCTTCATCCCCGGCGTCTGTTTCGACAGACTGGGATACCGCCTCGGATTTGGCGGCGGCTATTACGATCGCCTGTTGGCCACAAACAGCATGGCCAAGACTCTCAAGATCGGTATGAGTTATACGTTCCAATTGGTGCCGGAGCTTCCCCAGCAACCGTGGGACATGCCCGTGGATATCATCTGCACTGAAGAGGAACTATGGCGTCCATAG
- a CDS encoding NAD(P)H-dependent oxidoreductase, translating into MKNIFIINGHEPYSFSEGNLNRALVAMAEEHLKAKGCEVQITTMQDEWDVDAEVEKHRWADAIILQTPVNWMGVAWSCKKYMDMVYTNGMDGRLCDGDGRTRSDPSKQYGTGGTLCGKKYMLSLTFNAPGVAFGDPAQTFFEGRSIDDLFWPMHLNFRFFGMEPLKSFACFDVLKNPEVESDFKRFEKHLAEVF; encoded by the coding sequence ATGAAGAACATTTTCATTATTAACGGACATGAACCGTACTCTTTTTCAGAGGGCAATCTGAACAGAGCGCTCGTTGCAATGGCTGAAGAGCATCTCAAGGCCAAGGGGTGTGAAGTTCAGATCACCACCATGCAGGATGAATGGGATGTGGACGCCGAAGTTGAAAAACACCGATGGGCGGATGCGATCATCCTCCAGACTCCGGTCAACTGGATGGGCGTTGCCTGGTCCTGCAAGAAGTACATGGACATGGTCTACACCAACGGCATGGATGGTCGCCTTTGCGACGGTGATGGCCGAACCCGCTCCGACCCGTCAAAGCAGTACGGCACTGGTGGTACATTATGCGGTAAAAAGTACATGCTTTCGCTGACGTTCAATGCGCCAGGTGTTGCCTTCGGAGACCCTGCCCAGACGTTTTTTGAAGGCCGGTCCATCGATGATCTGTTCTGGCCCATGCATCTCAACTTCCGCTTCTTCGGCATGGAACCGCTCAAGTCGTTTGCGTGTTTCGATGTGCTCAAGAACCCGGAGGTGGAGTCCGACTTCAAGCGGTTTGAAAAGCATCTGGCGGAAGTGTTTTAG
- a CDS encoding cell division protein FtsX has protein sequence MIGQLARLTWRGIADFALHPVAQLLTLVAVTMVTLLTGLILMGLHNVNQEILKSRGDVEYQIYWKVDLQTEAVLKDWKTIKGMQHLDQFKTYTPSDALQELGTSLGESGDFSWLADSNPLPYSGLAAFKVPPEAQEEGWTAKLLARLQSLPGVDSVSYTPFQADLAQGWMTITHAVIWPVLGFLALIVSLVVHNTIKLSLMTRMDEVEILSLVGARPSYIRWPLLTGGFLQGIIGSLSGIGFLALVHHFTADVLNFAPFMLQIQFPPFQQLAALVGAVTFVCMISSWVAVK, from the coding sequence ATGATAGGACAACTCGCCCGACTGACCTGGCGCGGCATTGCCGACTTCGCCCTGCATCCCGTAGCGCAACTGCTGACGCTGGTGGCCGTGACCATGGTGACGCTCCTCACCGGATTGATCCTCATGGGGCTGCACAACGTCAATCAGGAAATACTCAAGTCGCGTGGCGATGTGGAGTACCAGATTTACTGGAAGGTCGATCTGCAAACCGAAGCCGTGCTCAAGGACTGGAAAACCATCAAGGGCATGCAACACCTTGATCAATTCAAGACCTATACTCCCAGCGACGCCTTGCAGGAACTGGGCACCTCTCTTGGCGAATCCGGCGACTTCTCCTGGCTGGCCGACAGCAACCCGCTGCCTTACTCGGGACTGGCCGCCTTCAAGGTGCCGCCCGAAGCGCAGGAAGAAGGGTGGACAGCCAAGCTCCTTGCCCGCCTCCAGTCCCTTCCGGGTGTGGATTCCGTCAGCTACACGCCCTTTCAGGCCGACCTCGCGCAGGGGTGGATGACCATCACCCACGCTGTCATCTGGCCGGTGCTGGGCTTCCTTGCCCTGATCGTTTCGCTGGTGGTCCACAACACCATCAAACTCTCACTCATGACCCGCATGGATGAAGTGGAAATCCTGTCACTGGTCGGCGCACGCCCCAGCTATATCCGCTGGCCGCTGCTCACCGGCGGCTTCCTGCAGGGAATCATCGGCTCCCTGTCCGGCATCGGATTTCTCGCCCTGGTCCATCACTTTACCGCAGACGTTCTCAATTTCGCGCCATTCATGCTCCAGATACAATTCCCGCCGTTCCAGCAACTGGCGGCACTCGTCGGCGCAGTGACCTTTGTCTGCATGATCAGCAGTTGGGTTGCCGTAAAATAG
- a CDS encoding aminotransferase class IV — MIHYSNGKLRSKALAVNPTAPGFRYGTGFFETIYYNGNNLCHLDLHLDRLFHSLRAHDIAYDTIDFERVVNILLDRNELSGSTARVNIVYSAGTPRSHPVVLVAPFEPRPYKAYRLCLCEERHVSHLNAHKTNSYMFFHLAHKQANAAGFDDSALFDFDNNLLEATTGAILFKKNGSLYEPQSDFKLPSTTLAQAKTIHDITTRPINRDELGEFRHAYLLNSLIGMRPIVGIGEYAFAPDEGPCEPVTSLVLGC; from the coding sequence GTGATTCATTATTCCAACGGCAAGCTTCGCTCCAAGGCGTTGGCGGTCAATCCCACAGCGCCCGGATTTCGCTACGGCACCGGTTTTTTCGAGACCATCTACTACAACGGGAACAACCTCTGTCATCTGGATCTGCATCTGGATCGACTGTTCCACTCCCTGCGAGCCCATGACATTGCCTATGACACCATCGATTTCGAGCGGGTCGTCAACATCCTTCTCGACAGGAACGAGCTTTCAGGAAGCACGGCACGGGTCAATATCGTCTATTCCGCCGGCACGCCCCGCAGTCATCCTGTAGTGCTGGTCGCGCCGTTCGAGCCAAGGCCCTACAAAGCCTATCGGCTGTGTCTGTGCGAAGAGCGGCACGTTTCGCACCTCAATGCGCACAAGACCAACAGCTATATGTTTTTTCATCTGGCCCACAAGCAGGCCAATGCTGCCGGATTTGATGATTCCGCGCTGTTCGATTTCGACAACAATCTGCTCGAAGCGACCACCGGTGCCATTCTGTTCAAAAAGAATGGTTCACTGTATGAGCCACAGTCGGACTTCAAGTTGCCATCCACGACGCTGGCGCAGGCCAAGACCATTCACGACATCACCACCCGCCCCATCAACCGCGATGAGTTAGGTGAGTTCCGTCACGCCTATCTGCTCAACTCGCTCATCGGCATGCGTCCCATCGTCGGCATAGGTGAGTACGCGTTCGCCCCGGACGAAGGGCCGTGCGAGCCGGTGACCAGTCTCGTTCTCGGTTGTTGA
- a CDS encoding peroxiredoxin-like family protein, whose product MELAALQRRLSEIESMGATLVCISPETPDNSLSTKEKNELTFEVLYDAGNKVAESYGLVFTVSDSLKGIYKQFGIDLEASNGDGTWSLPVTATYVIKQDGTVAYHFADADYTKRLEPDEVVNALKEL is encoded by the coding sequence CTGGAGCTGGCAGCTCTGCAACGTCGTCTTTCTGAAATCGAGTCCATGGGTGCAACCCTTGTCTGCATCAGTCCTGAAACCCCTGACAACTCGTTGTCTACCAAAGAAAAGAATGAACTCACATTCGAAGTCCTTTATGATGCAGGAAACAAGGTGGCCGAGTCCTACGGGCTGGTGTTCACAGTAAGTGACTCCCTCAAGGGTATATATAAACAGTTCGGCATTGACCTTGAAGCGTCCAATGGCGACGGCACATGGTCCCTGCCCGTGACAGCTACGTATGTCATCAAACAGGATGGAACCGTGGCGTATCATTTCGCCGATGCCGATTATACCAAGCGCCTCGAGCCTGACGAAGTGGTTAACGCATTGAAGGAATTGTAA
- a CDS encoding sigma-54-dependent transcriptional regulator has product MPANILILDDEKNYLLILESILEDEGYNVTTLSDPEMGLAYLEDSEVDIVLTDMKMPKLTGQDVLAHCKKNYPHIPVLIMTAFGSIEAAVEAMRIGAFDYITKPFANEELLLSISKAKQYAATQQENIRLKQEIRDRYSKGNIIARGKGMQQVMDMVDRAAPSKSTVLVLGESGTGKELIARAIHNASPRRDEPFVTVNCMALNPGVLESELFGHEKGSFTGATAMRKGRFEQANKGTLFLDEIGELTPELQVKLLRVLQEHQIERVGGAETFDVDIRIVAATNKNLQEAVSKGEFREDLFYRLNVVSIFMPPLRERREDIPLLAAHFLDKYSRENQVEISGFSSSAMDYLTAYEWPGNVRQLENVVERCTVLTRGDIIKADDLPPEIKDEEAQFKSAVDLLPSKLNLAETMDKIEGALVKRALVQSEFVQVKAAEMLGLSKSNLQYKLKKYELAGKAK; this is encoded by the coding sequence ATGCCCGCGAATATATTGATTCTCGACGACGAGAAAAACTACCTGCTCATTCTGGAATCCATTCTGGAGGACGAAGGGTACAACGTGACGACCCTTTCCGACCCGGAAATGGGACTGGCCTATCTCGAAGATTCCGAGGTGGATATCGTCCTGACCGACATGAAGATGCCCAAGCTCACCGGGCAGGATGTGTTGGCGCACTGCAAGAAGAACTATCCGCATATCCCTGTGTTGATCATGACCGCGTTCGGCTCCATTGAAGCGGCGGTCGAGGCCATGCGTATCGGGGCGTTTGACTACATTACCAAGCCCTTTGCCAACGAAGAGCTGCTTCTTTCCATTTCCAAGGCAAAGCAGTACGCCGCCACCCAGCAGGAAAATATTCGCCTGAAACAGGAAATCCGCGACCGCTACTCCAAGGGCAACATCATTGCCCGGGGCAAGGGCATGCAGCAGGTCATGGATATGGTGGACCGTGCCGCTCCGTCCAAATCCACGGTGCTCGTTCTCGGTGAATCCGGAACAGGTAAGGAGCTTATTGCCCGGGCGATCCATAATGCCTCGCCCCGACGCGACGAGCCGTTCGTGACGGTCAACTGCATGGCGCTGAATCCCGGTGTGCTCGAATCCGAACTGTTCGGTCATGAAAAAGGCTCGTTCACCGGTGCCACGGCCATGCGCAAGGGACGCTTTGAACAGGCCAACAAAGGCACGCTCTTTCTCGACGAGATCGGCGAGCTGACCCCGGAATTGCAGGTCAAGCTGCTGCGCGTGTTGCAGGAGCACCAGATCGAGCGCGTGGGTGGAGCCGAGACCTTTGATGTGGATATCCGTATCGTGGCCGCCACCAACAAGAATCTTCAGGAGGCCGTGAGCAAGGGCGAGTTCCGCGAAGACCTGTTCTACCGCCTCAATGTTGTCTCCATCTTCATGCCGCCACTGCGGGAACGGCGCGAGGACATCCCGCTGCTGGCCGCCCACTTTCTCGATAAGTATTCGCGAGAGAACCAGGTGGAAATATCCGGCTTTTCCTCTTCAGCCATGGACTACCTCACCGCCTATGAGTGGCCGGGTAATGTCCGTCAGCTCGAAAATGTCGTGGAGCGGTGTACCGTTTTGACTCGGGGTGATATCATCAAGGCCGATGACCTGCCTCCCGAGATCAAGGACGAGGAAGCACAGTTCAAGTCTGCCGTCGACCTGCTCCCATCCAAGCTCAATCTTGCCGAGACCATGGACAAGATCGAAGGGGCGCTGGTCAAGCGGGCTTTGGTCCAGTCCGAGTTCGTGCAGGTCAAGGCGGCTGAAATGCTGGGACTTTCCAAGTCCAACCTTCAGTATAAATTGAAAAAATATGAACTGGCAGGGAAGGCAAAGTAA
- a CDS encoding thioredoxin domain-containing protein, with protein MMSDLQKQLEAMSQSAKENIPADKMATMASETEALKASGIEGKAVQSGETAPDFTLPNHLGKEMNLGAMLSEGPVVVSFYRGGW; from the coding sequence ATGATGAGCGACTTACAAAAACAATTGGAAGCGATGTCGCAAAGCGCCAAGGAAAACATCCCTGCCGACAAGATGGCTACAATGGCAAGTGAGACCGAAGCACTCAAGGCGTCGGGCATTGAAGGCAAAGCGGTTCAAAGCGGCGAAACGGCCCCGGATTTCACCCTTCCCAACCACCTGGGCAAGGAGATGAATCTCGGTGCCATGCTTTCGGAGGGACCGGTTGTCGTCAGTTTTTACCGGGGCGGCTGGTGA
- a CDS encoding winged helix-turn-helix transcriptional regulator translates to MKVGISCDLKRAGDRDFRCFFELSQQVIGGKWKFKILFYLSQNSVMRFGELRDAIYGISEKVLIQQLKELAADQIVHREVYKQVPPKVEYSLTPLGQTLIPTLENLFDWGQKYASHLVAQKCNMPIEPGEILDDIELRVKEVTD, encoded by the coding sequence ATGAAAGTAGGTATATCCTGTGATCTCAAGCGAGCCGGTGACCGTGATTTCCGGTGCTTTTTCGAGCTCTCACAGCAGGTGATCGGCGGGAAGTGGAAATTCAAGATCCTATTCTATCTCAGCCAGAATTCGGTCATGCGTTTCGGCGAGTTGCGTGACGCAATCTACGGGATATCCGAAAAGGTACTCATCCAACAGCTCAAGGAGCTTGCCGCTGACCAGATAGTCCATCGGGAAGTGTACAAGCAAGTACCGCCCAAGGTGGAGTATTCGCTCACCCCATTGGGGCAGACGCTGATTCCGACTCTCGAAAACCTGTTCGACTGGGGACAGAAGTATGCTTCACATCTGGTCGCGCAGAAGTGCAACATGCCCATTGAGCCAGGTGAGATTCTTGATGATATCGAGCTGCGGGTAAAAGAAGTGACTGACTAG
- a CDS encoding B12-binding domain-containing radical SAM protein, with translation MTRPVFPNIQWSGEGPRILGINPWIFDFAAFNVWSRPVGLLACLDMLRAAGASVALMDCLDRTWSDVPWPKAGKYGTGHYPKEELPLPDELFFMDRRYSRYGLPREQVKEALGALNPAPELIMVSSIMTYWYPGALDALELAAEVWPDVPRMLGGNYATLCTDHAREHARADAIMQGTMETEANWASVWNVLGQPVPPLPENAGLGLALDLYSEPRYAPILGSRGCPFTCDYCASHALYPNFTQGSPDAVYASIRQEYDRGVRDFAFYDDALLVTPDRWLWPVLDRIVHDGLDLRLHTPNAMHVRRLNKEVCGRLREAGLHTVRLGLETTDFDNRHDVKLTRREWEDGARNLLEAGFDLDDIGVYILFGLPNQNLDNVEQAIDHVRAFGFRPHLAHYTPIPGSPMFHKAVAASPHPIADEPLFQNNSIWPCVPGGFNWEDAQRWKQLMQGR, from the coding sequence ATGACGCGCCCGGTGTTTCCGAATATACAGTGGTCCGGCGAAGGTCCGCGAATACTGGGTATCAACCCGTGGATTTTCGACTTTGCGGCCTTCAATGTCTGGTCGCGCCCCGTGGGGCTGCTCGCCTGCCTCGATATGCTGCGGGCAGCCGGTGCGTCCGTTGCGCTCATGGATTGCCTTGACCGCACCTGGAGTGACGTCCCGTGGCCCAAGGCCGGGAAATACGGCACCGGACACTACCCCAAGGAAGAACTGCCGCTGCCGGACGAGCTTTTCTTCATGGACAGGCGCTACTCCCGCTACGGACTGCCTCGCGAACAGGTCAAGGAAGCGCTGGGCGCCCTAAACCCGGCCCCGGAACTGATCATGGTCTCGTCCATCATGACCTACTGGTATCCCGGCGCACTGGACGCACTCGAACTGGCAGCGGAAGTGTGGCCGGACGTTCCCCGAATGCTCGGCGGCAACTATGCCACCCTGTGTACCGACCATGCCCGCGAACATGCCCGGGCCGATGCCATCATGCAGGGAACCATGGAGACCGAAGCCAACTGGGCCAGCGTGTGGAACGTCCTCGGTCAACCGGTTCCACCCTTGCCGGAAAACGCCGGACTCGGATTGGCCCTCGACCTCTACTCCGAGCCACGATACGCGCCCATACTCGGCTCACGCGGCTGTCCATTCACCTGCGACTACTGCGCCAGCCACGCCCTGTATCCCAATTTTACCCAAGGCTCGCCCGATGCGGTGTACGCCTCCATCAGGCAGGAGTACGACCGCGGCGTGCGCGACTTCGCCTTTTACGATGACGCACTGCTGGTCACCCCCGATCGCTGGCTCTGGCCCGTGCTCGACCGCATCGTGCACGACGGTCTTGACCTCAGACTGCACACGCCCAACGCCATGCATGTGCGTCGGCTGAACAAGGAAGTCTGCGGACGGCTCCGGGAGGCCGGGTTGCATACGGTCCGACTGGGACTGGAGACCACAGATTTCGACAACCGGCATGATGTTAAACTCACGCGCCGGGAGTGGGAAGATGGCGCACGCAATCTGCTTGAGGCGGGATTCGATCTGGACGACATCGGCGTCTACATACTGTTCGGGCTGCCCAACCAGAACCTCGACAACGTGGAGCAAGCCATCGACCATGTCCGGGCCTTTGGATTCCGTCCGCACCTCGCCCACTACACGCCGATCCCCGGCAGTCCCATGTTTCACAAGGCCGTTGCCGCCAGCCCGCACCCCATCGCCGACGAACCGCTCTTCCAGAACAATTCCATCTGGCCGTGCGTCCCCGGGGGATTCAACTGGGAGGATGCGCAGCGCTGGAAACAGTTGATGCAGGGAAGATAA
- a CDS encoding anthranilate synthase component I family protein, producing MLLHTWDCSPLRFREIAAHLARTEQADLVLSAPGYPAETTPIIGIRPIAELVFDGDTTPDDVREFCFGSPGLSMGYVSYDYGMILRNIPSGKPRHMSLGHLKKYAATIEYKASTGQAVLSCVDSGILDSVTGVIEQPVSIAAIFDAMPCTPPDISLDQAAYEQGVRQTLEHIRSGLTYQLNLSTRLTWYCPGLDPLSLFLHLEHRHPAPFYAWYNSGCHRILSTSPERFIQVVDGLVLSQPIKGTLRSEDDSPETIRRLTESPKERAELSMIVDLIRNDISANCEYGSVRVDNHLSVFRVDNLLQMYSDVTGRLRSDRDCLDLFFDAFPGGSITGCPKRSSMAIIEELEPHARGIYCGSMVVIRDRLNMDSSIAIRTAVFDTVSNTLDTYAGSGIVVDSTPTSEYEETMAKAEKFFRTAPQ from the coding sequence ATGCTCTTGCATACCTGGGACTGTAGCCCCCTTCGCTTCCGGGAAATCGCCGCCCATCTGGCCCGAACCGAACAGGCCGATCTCGTGCTCTCGGCTCCCGGGTACCCAGCGGAGACCACGCCTATCATCGGCATCCGCCCTATTGCCGAATTGGTTTTCGATGGCGACACCACGCCGGATGACGTCAGGGAATTCTGTTTCGGCTCTCCCGGTCTCTCCATGGGATATGTCAGTTATGATTACGGCATGATTCTGCGCAACATACCATCCGGCAAGCCCCGGCATATGTCCCTCGGACATCTGAAAAAGTACGCGGCAACCATTGAGTATAAGGCTTCAACCGGTCAGGCAGTCCTGAGTTGCGTTGATTCGGGTATTCTCGACTCGGTGACAGGCGTGATCGAGCAACCCGTGTCCATCGCCGCCATATTTGACGCCATGCCGTGCACGCCGCCAGACATTTCTCTCGACCAAGCCGCCTATGAGCAGGGGGTCCGTCAAACCCTTGAGCACATCCGATCCGGGCTTACGTACCAGCTCAATCTCTCCACCCGCCTGACATGGTATTGTCCGGGCCTTGATCCGCTCAGCCTGTTCCTGCATCTGGAGCATCGTCATCCCGCGCCGTTTTACGCCTGGTACAATTCAGGGTGTCACCGGATACTTTCCACATCGCCCGAGCGGTTCATTCAGGTTGTCGATGGCCTTGTTCTGTCTCAGCCCATCAAAGGCACCCTGCGTAGCGAGGACGATTCACCGGAAACCATCAGGCGGTTGACCGAGTCTCCCAAGGAGCGGGCCGAGCTTTCCATGATCGTGGACCTGATTCGCAACGATATCAGCGCCAATTGTGAGTACGGTTCCGTGCGTGTGGACAACCATCTATCCGTGTTTCGCGTGGACAACCTGCTTCAGATGTATTCCGACGTCACCGGGCGGCTTCGCTCTGACCGGGATTGTCTCGATCTCTTTTTCGATGCGTTCCCCGGCGGGTCCATCACCGGTTGTCCCAAGCGGAGTTCCATGGCCATCATCGAGGAACTGGAACCGCACGCCCGCGGTATCTACTGCGGCTCCATGGTCGTCATTCGCGACCGGCTCAATATGGACTCTTCCATCGCCATCCGCACCGCAGTTTTCGACACCGTAAGCAACACACTCGATACCTATGCCGGAAGCGGTATCGTGGTGGACTCGACACCGACATCCGAGTATGAGGAGACCATGGCAAAAGCGGAAAAATTTTTCAGGACGGCTCCCCAGTGA
- the ftsE gene encoding cell division ATP-binding protein FtsE produces the protein MVKVDHLSYNFGSYWALKDISFSLDKGEFLFLTGHSGAGKTTLLRLLYGALPVKRGRVQVAGMQLNRLKKRHVPMLRRKVGVVFQDFKILPKRTVFDNVAMALEVRGMPRTHLERRVRAIVRAMGLESKSYSQCERLSGGEQQRVAIARSMVANPELILADEPTGNLDFDLTMHLMDIFKQFNTYGTTVIMATHSREVLDCVPEARILHLEDGRIVTEGADDEDIPYGEEFA, from the coding sequence ATGGTGAAAGTCGACCACCTTTCGTATAATTTCGGTTCCTACTGGGCGCTCAAGGATATCTCCTTCTCTCTGGATAAAGGGGAGTTTCTCTTTTTGACCGGTCATTCCGGCGCGGGAAAGACCACCCTGCTCCGGCTGCTGTATGGTGCACTGCCCGTCAAGCGCGGCCGTGTTCAGGTGGCCGGGATGCAGCTCAACAGGCTCAAGAAACGCCATGTCCCCATGCTGCGACGCAAGGTCGGCGTGGTTTTTCAGGATTTCAAGATTCTGCCCAAGCGCACGGTCTTCGACAATGTGGCCATGGCTCTCGAAGTCCGGGGAATGCCCCGTACGCATCTTGAGCGGCGAGTTCGCGCCATTGTCCGTGCCATGGGTCTGGAGAGTAAAAGCTACTCCCAGTGCGAGCGTCTTTCCGGCGGCGAGCAGCAACGGGTCGCCATTGCGCGATCCATGGTCGCCAACCCCGAGTTGATTCTGGCCGACGAACCCACAGGTAACCTCGATTTCGACCTGACCATGCATCTCATGGATATCTTCAAGCAGTTTAACACCTATGGGACCACCGTCATCATGGCGACCCACAGCCGTGAAGTGCTGGATTGCGTTCCCGAAGCGCGCATCCTCCACCTTGAGGACGGACGCATCGTCACCGAGGGCGCAGACGACGAGGACATCCCATACGGGGAGGAGTTCGCATGA
- a CDS encoding ATP-grasp domain-containing protein, producing the protein MFLLDAPYVSDLMLKTVERLKQPVLDIPGARKFTEGRDIELVDNIEFAARLAVGQRVLSNSENALAHIFDCGCYDELVKQIDICKDKALFRETVTDLHPEYAFKRVRPEDMDTIDISDMPVPFVVKPARGFFSLGVHVVNDHAQWPEVVQTIRDEREKMNAEYPEAVVNAGEFLIEEGIEGDEYAIDVYYDENGEPVITNILFHHFVSDDDISDRLYYTSTRIIRNWLEPFTEYTAQLVKVCGFRNFPMHLEVRVDEQGHIQPIEANPLRFAGWCVADITIHAWGFNPYEYFFENKRPDWSTLLAEHKGEVTVMVIGDVPPGMDKSSIASVDYDGFQSMFSNVLELRKIDYSEYPVFGFAFARMDQDSLQELKQTLTTDFARFLTTK; encoded by the coding sequence ATGTTTCTGCTCGACGCACCCTATGTTTCCGATCTGATGCTCAAGACCGTTGAACGGCTCAAGCAGCCTGTTCTGGATATCCCCGGCGCCCGTAAATTCACCGAGGGAAGGGATATCGAACTTGTCGATAATATCGAGTTTGCCGCCCGTCTGGCCGTGGGGCAGCGGGTGCTTTCCAATTCGGAAAACGCCCTGGCCCATATCTTTGATTGTGGCTGTTACGACGAGCTGGTGAAGCAGATCGACATCTGCAAGGACAAGGCGTTGTTCCGCGAGACCGTTACCGACCTCCACCCCGAGTATGCTTTCAAGCGTGTTCGCCCCGAAGATATGGATACCATTGATATCAGCGACATGCCGGTGCCTTTCGTGGTCAAACCGGCGCGTGGCTTTTTCAGCCTCGGGGTGCATGTGGTCAACGACCATGCCCAGTGGCCGGAGGTCGTGCAGACCATTCGTGACGAGCGGGAAAAGATGAACGCCGAGTACCCCGAGGCCGTGGTCAATGCGGGCGAGTTCCTGATCGAAGAAGGGATTGAGGGCGACGAGTACGCCATTGATGTCTACTACGATGAGAACGGCGAGCCGGTGATCACCAATATCCTCTTCCACCACTTTGTGAGTGACGATGATATCTCGGACCGCCTGTACTATACGTCCACACGCATCATCCGTAACTGGCTGGAGCCGTTCACCGAATATACGGCGCAACTGGTCAAGGTCTGCGGATTCCGCAACTTCCCCATGCACCTTGAAGTGCGCGTAGACGAGCAGGGGCATATCCAGCCCATCGAAGCCAATCCGCTGCGCTTTGCCGGTTGGTGCGTGGCCGATATCACCATCCACGCCTGGGGCTTCAATCCGTATGAATATTTCTTTGAGAACAAACGCCCGGACTGGTCCACTCTGCTGGCCGAGCACAAGGGGGAAGTGACCGTCATGGTTATCGGTGACGTTCCTCCGGGTATGGACAAGTCGTCCATTGCCTCGGTTGATTACGATGGATTCCAATCGATGTTTTCCAACGTGTTGGAATTGCGTAAGATTGATTATTCTGAGTATCCGGTGTTCGGTTTTGCCTTTGCCCGGATGGATCAGGATTCGCTGCAGGAATTGAAGCAGACACTGACCACGGACTTCGCACGCTTCCTGACCACGAAATAG
- a CDS encoding polyphenol oxidase family protein — protein sequence MASIAFFPFEFVGIHNVGIAFTSRRGGVSEPPHDSANLSFDVNDDPAKVAENRRYINDRFGLTGWCECKQVHGDILHVDPSPISTSEPATLEGDGMATATPGHGLIVKTADCQPIMLAHRSGRYVAGLHAGWRGNKINFPGSGVRAFCDAYDLKPEDVFAVRGPSLSPAAAEFVNFESDFGPGFEAYFNAEANRADLWQMTRDQLMDAGVPEKQIFGIDLCTMGMDETFFSYRKACASPVRDTGRQAGIIWIKP from the coding sequence ATGGCGTCCATAGCGTTTTTCCCATTTGAATTCGTCGGCATCCACAACGTAGGCATCGCTTTTACCTCCCGGCGGGGCGGTGTTTCCGAACCGCCCCACGATTCGGCCAACCTTTCATTCGATGTGAACGACGATCCCGCCAAGGTGGCCGAGAACCGCCGGTACATCAACGACCGCTTCGGACTCACAGGCTGGTGCGAATGCAAGCAGGTGCACGGCGACATCCTCCACGTGGACCCGTCCCCCATTTCCACAAGTGAACCGGCCACGCTAGAAGGCGACGGCATGGCAACAGCCACCCCGGGACACGGCTTGATCGTCAAGACCGCCGACTGCCAGCCGATCATGCTGGCCCACCGGTCCGGCCGCTATGTGGCAGGGCTTCACGCCGGATGGCGCGGCAACAAGATCAATTTCCCCGGCTCCGGCGTGCGCGCCTTTTGCGACGCCTACGACCTGAAGCCCGAAGATGTCTTTGCGGTCCGTGGACCATCACTGAGCCCTGCGGCTGCCGAATTCGTCAATTTTGAAAGCGACTTCGGCCCGGGGTTTGAAGCCTATTTCAACGCCGAAGCCAACCGCGCCGACCTGTGGCAGATGACCCGCGACCAGTTGATGGACGCAGGTGTCCCCGAAAAGCAGATATTCGGCATCGATCTCTGCACCATGGGTATGGACGAGACCTTTTTCTCCTACCGCAAGGCGTGCGCCTCGCCGGTGAGAGACACCGGCCGTCAGGCAGGGATCATCTGGATCAAGCCGTAA